In the Paenibacillus sp. FSL H7-0357 genome, one interval contains:
- a CDS encoding MFS transporter — translation MVTLLLMIIYLAFMGLGLPDALLGSAWPIMQHDIGATTEMAGYISLIVSFCTVISSLFASRLLHRYGTGKVTLFSILSTAIALLGFSISSDFIFLILLAIPLGLGAGSVDAALSNYVAMHFKAKHMNWLHCFWGIGAFTGPIIMSFWLNRDNNWRAGYVTVGLLLLTIAMILLASLSLWKIFEKESIEEGSDEKKLISNREALRIPGVKISMVTMLCYNGSEAAAGLWMASFFIGNKGVSPGTAAALSSLFYIGIIIGRIISGFLSTNVSSKNLIRYGGIVGCFGLLILVMPVHYWISAGALFIVGLGGAPIYPSIVHSTPERFGKIASPSVIGLAMASAYTGSTLIPSLMGIFASHLGMIMVPVILLILFCIMLISSEMVNIVYKRKVR, via the coding sequence ATGGTTACGTTATTACTAATGATTATTTATCTCGCATTTATGGGTCTGGGATTGCCAGATGCTTTACTAGGCAGCGCTTGGCCCATTATGCAACACGATATTGGTGCCACAACAGAAATGGCAGGTTATATATCGTTAATAGTCTCATTCTGTACGGTAATATCGAGTTTATTTGCCAGCAGATTGTTGCACAGATACGGTACGGGGAAGGTAACCTTGTTCAGTATACTCTCTACGGCTATTGCTTTGCTTGGATTCTCTATTTCATCAGATTTCATATTTCTAATTCTACTTGCTATTCCTTTGGGCTTAGGAGCAGGTTCCGTGGACGCCGCATTGAGCAACTATGTAGCAATGCATTTCAAAGCCAAGCATATGAACTGGTTGCATTGTTTTTGGGGAATTGGAGCATTTACGGGTCCAATTATAATGTCGTTTTGGCTGAACCGTGATAACAACTGGCGTGCAGGATACGTTACAGTAGGCTTACTTCTGCTTACTATAGCGATGATATTACTGGCGTCTTTGTCTTTATGGAAGATTTTTGAGAAGGAGAGTATAGAGGAAGGAAGCGACGAAAAGAAACTGATCAGCAACAGAGAGGCTTTACGAATCCCAGGGGTGAAAATATCCATGGTTACTATGCTCTGTTACAATGGATCGGAAGCTGCTGCAGGTCTATGGATGGCATCTTTTTTTATAGGGAATAAAGGGGTTTCTCCTGGCACAGCAGCAGCTTTATCTTCCTTATTCTATATTGGAATCATCATTGGACGAATCATATCAGGATTTCTGTCGACCAACGTATCCAGTAAAAACCTGATAAGATATGGTGGGATCGTGGGCTGTTTTGGACTTTTGATTCTTGTTATGCCAGTCCATTATTGGATTTCTGCAGGTGCTCTATTTATTGTGGGGTTGGGCGGAGCACCAATCTATCCAAGCATTGTTCATTCAACACCGGAACGTTTTGGCAAAATAGCTTCCCCAAGTGTCATTGGACTTGCAATGGCAAGCGCTTATACGGGTTCAACCCTAATACCATCATTGATGGGGATATTTGCAAGTCATTTGGGAATGATTATGGTTCCTGTAATACTGCTCATTCTTTTTTGCATCATGCTGATATCTTCTGAAATGGTTAACATAGTTTACAAACGTAAGGTTCGATAG
- a CDS encoding ABC transporter permease, whose translation MGSSLWEQITNYFTTDIDAYLLSVKEHIAISILALGVSAILGIILGYLCAERKKYEKWIVSLFQVLRIIPSLAILFLLIPLMGTGFQPAMTALILLAIPPILLNTITGLEEVPAFMLETAYAVGMSDWQVLLKVKLPLAAPLILTGIKTAAIEIVASATLAAKIGAGGLGSIIFTGLGLNRIDLLLIGGVSVAVLSIASALILDGAERYLFKYKFTGK comes from the coding sequence TTGGGCAGCAGCTTATGGGAGCAGATTACGAATTATTTCACAACCGACATAGATGCTTACTTGCTCTCCGTAAAAGAGCACATCGCCATCAGCATCTTGGCTTTAGGGGTCTCAGCTATACTTGGAATCATCCTGGGATATTTGTGCGCGGAACGCAAGAAATACGAAAAATGGATCGTCTCCCTCTTTCAGGTTTTGCGGATCATCCCAAGCCTGGCGATCCTCTTTCTGTTGATCCCGCTGATGGGGACAGGATTCCAGCCGGCTATGACAGCACTGATATTACTAGCCATTCCGCCGATTCTGTTGAACACAATAACCGGACTTGAAGAAGTGCCTGCGTTTATGCTGGAAACGGCTTACGCGGTGGGGATGTCGGACTGGCAGGTGCTATTGAAGGTGAAGCTTCCGTTAGCCGCGCCGCTCATTCTGACCGGAATCAAGACGGCTGCCATTGAGATCGTGGCAAGCGCGACATTAGCCGCAAAGATCGGCGCCGGAGGTCTCGGGAGCATTATTTTTACAGGCCTTGGTCTAAACCGGATCGATTTGCTCCTGATTGGAGGTGTATCGGTTGCGGTGCTGTCCATCGCCTCCGCGCTCATCCTTGATGGGGCAGAGAGATATTTGTTTAAATATAAATTCACCGGAAAGTAG
- a CDS encoding glycine betaine ABC transporter substrate-binding protein — protein MKNTTKSFTAVAIVLLLLLTLAACGSKNEEGSGKPTVRVGSKDFTENLLVGELYALALEDAGYKVERVFNIAGSVIHTSLINNEIDLYPEYTGTGLLTILKKPLMTDPEEVYNTVKDEYKQQFQVTWLDYSKANDGAGLVVRTAVSKELGITTISDLQKHASELRFASQGEVDQREDGIPALEKIYGPLKWKSSKVYDNSLKYEVLSNDEADVAPGYTTEGMLVNTDKFTLLEDDKQVWPPYNLAPVVRDEVLNAQPDIAEKINKVSAALDTATITALNAKVDVDKEEYEDVAKEFYDSIK, from the coding sequence ATGAAGAATACAACAAAGTCATTCACAGCGGTTGCAATTGTACTGCTATTGCTGCTTACACTGGCCGCCTGCGGCAGCAAAAACGAGGAAGGAAGCGGCAAACCAACCGTACGTGTCGGGAGTAAAGATTTCACTGAAAATTTACTCGTAGGTGAATTGTATGCCCTGGCTCTGGAGGATGCAGGATACAAGGTCGAGAGAGTCTTCAACATTGCAGGGTCTGTCATTCATACCTCGCTTATTAATAATGAGATTGATCTATATCCGGAATACACAGGGACAGGCTTGTTAACCATTCTCAAGAAGCCGCTGATGACCGACCCTGAGGAAGTTTACAATACGGTGAAAGATGAATATAAACAACAGTTCCAAGTCACTTGGCTGGATTACTCCAAAGCCAATGATGGAGCAGGGCTGGTTGTCCGCACAGCTGTATCTAAGGAGTTGGGGATTACAACGATTTCCGATCTGCAGAAGCATGCAAGTGAGCTGCGGTTTGCCTCCCAAGGTGAAGTCGATCAGCGTGAAGACGGCATCCCGGCGCTGGAGAAGATCTATGGTCCGCTAAAATGGAAGTCGTCAAAGGTCTATGATAACAGTTTGAAATATGAGGTTCTCTCTAATGACGAAGCGGATGTTGCACCGGGGTATACAACAGAAGGCATGCTGGTAAATACGGATAAATTCACACTGCTAGAAGACGACAAACAGGTATGGCCGCCTTATAATTTGGCTCCGGTTGTCCGTGACGAGGTATTGAATGCCCAACCGGACATTGCGGAGAAGATTAATAAGGTAAGCGCTGCGCTGGACACCGCAACCATTACAGCCTTGAATGCAAAGGTGGATGTGGACAAAGAAGAATATGAAGATGTGGCCAAGGAGTTTTACGACTCCATTAAATAA
- a CDS encoding ABC transporter ATP-binding protein: MAQTAIELSNVSKKYNQAGYFAVDHVSLSIEEGEFITILGSSGSGKTTLMKMINRLYEPDEGSITLFGEDIRALDPVTVRRRIGYVIQQVGLFPHMTIRQNVAAVPKLLKWSKAKIEARVDELLTLVGLEPGEFKNRYPSQLSGGQQQRIGLARALASDPKIMLLDEPFGALDAITRMNLQDELLRIHGGLKKTFLFVTHDINEAFKLGHRVIVMDKGRVCQFDTPKNIASFPADGFVSSLIASSRGQEKFWEGLT, translated from the coding sequence ATGGCACAGACTGCGATCGAACTCAGCAATGTGAGCAAGAAATATAATCAGGCCGGCTATTTCGCGGTGGATCATGTAAGTCTGTCCATTGAAGAAGGGGAGTTCATTACCATTTTGGGCTCCTCGGGTTCCGGCAAAACTACATTGATGAAAATGATTAACCGTCTGTACGAGCCGGACGAAGGGAGCATTACGCTTTTTGGTGAAGATATCAGAGCCCTAGATCCAGTTACAGTAAGAAGACGCATCGGTTATGTCATTCAACAGGTAGGTTTATTTCCGCATATGACCATCAGACAGAATGTCGCCGCCGTACCTAAGCTCTTAAAGTGGAGCAAAGCAAAGATTGAAGCTAGAGTAGATGAATTATTAACACTCGTTGGTCTAGAGCCGGGTGAGTTTAAGAACCGCTATCCTTCCCAGCTGTCAGGCGGCCAACAACAACGGATCGGATTGGCAAGAGCGCTGGCGTCAGACCCCAAGATCATGCTGCTTGACGAACCTTTTGGTGCACTAGATGCCATCACCCGGATGAATTTGCAGGATGAACTACTGCGCATTCACGGAGGACTTAAGAAAACCTTTCTGTTCGTGACCCATGATATCAATGAAGCATTTAAATTGGGGCACCGGGTTATTGTTATGGACAAAGGACGGGTCTGTCAATTCGATACTCCAAAGAATATTGCGTCCTTCCCTGCAGATGGCTTCGTATCCTCCTTAATCGCTTCATCCCGCGGGCAGGAGAAGTTCTGGGAGGGGTTAACTTGA
- a CDS encoding ABC transporter permease, which translates to MIEYIMNHPDKWAKALVEHLEIVGMTLLASLLLASILTLISMTSKMLSRFLVHLFSIIYSIPSVALFAMMIPVTGLGKTTAITVLVVYNQYLLLRNFFAGLNGVDPAIIEAATGIGMCNLQVLYKIRLPLSIRAFFTGIRLAVVSTIGMATIAAFINAGGLGDILFDGLRTMNVYKIVWGSVLSAGMAVGVNALLVRVEKSI; encoded by the coding sequence TTGATCGAATATATCATGAACCACCCCGATAAATGGGCAAAGGCGCTGGTGGAACATTTGGAGATTGTGGGCATGACACTACTGGCATCGCTTTTACTCGCCTCGATTCTGACCCTAATCTCCATGACATCTAAAATGCTGTCCAGGTTCTTGGTTCATTTGTTCTCAATCATCTATTCGATACCCAGTGTGGCTCTGTTCGCGATGATGATTCCTGTAACGGGACTGGGCAAGACCACGGCTATTACAGTGCTTGTAGTGTACAATCAATATCTGCTCCTGCGAAATTTCTTTGCAGGTCTGAATGGGGTTGATCCCGCCATCATCGAAGCGGCTACAGGCATTGGCATGTGTAACCTGCAGGTGCTGTACAAGATCAGACTGCCGTTATCCATAAGAGCCTTTTTTACCGGAATACGGCTTGCGGTAGTATCTACGATAGGCATGGCTACGATCGCTGCGTTCATCAACGCAGGAGGATTGGGTGATATCTTGTTTGACGGACTTCGGACAATGAACGTATATAAAATCGTCTGGGGCAGTGTACTATCCGCCGGAATGGCGGTTGGTGTCAATGCGCTGCTCGTTAGGGTAGAAAAAAGCATATAG
- a CDS encoding zinc-binding alcohol dehydrogenase family protein, giving the protein MKAVVLEHPCEPQELKVREVPLPEVKPGWVLVKIQAFGINRSEIYTRQGHSPSVQLPRIIGIECVGEIEDPSDSGLVKGQRIVSLMGGLGRDFDGSYAEYTLIPSDQVYPIDIQLDWAELAAIPEMYYTAYASLFDTLKLTGGEALLIRGGTSSVGLAALQLAKSIGATVISTTRNPDKMELLKQFGADHILLDDDSLSEKLFAIAPGGVNKVLELVGTVTLKHSLGLAAEYGIVCVTGILAGEWVLDGFEPMVDVPTNVYLTSFTSTPVKRHLLVELFQHIERHEIKVPIAKVLPLEHIHKAHLLMESNSANGKIVIVNK; this is encoded by the coding sequence ATGAAAGCAGTAGTATTGGAGCATCCGTGTGAGCCGCAGGAGCTGAAGGTGCGGGAGGTACCATTACCTGAAGTGAAGCCAGGCTGGGTCCTGGTCAAAATCCAGGCTTTTGGCATTAATCGTTCGGAGATTTACACCAGACAGGGGCATTCGCCTTCTGTTCAACTTCCGCGTATTATCGGGATTGAATGTGTGGGTGAAATTGAAGATCCTTCGGATAGCGGCCTAGTCAAAGGACAACGGATTGTATCGTTAATGGGCGGGCTTGGACGCGATTTTGACGGCAGCTATGCGGAGTATACACTAATTCCATCAGACCAGGTGTACCCTATTGATATTCAGCTGGACTGGGCTGAGCTCGCTGCGATTCCGGAAATGTACTACACGGCTTATGCTTCGTTATTTGACACCCTGAAGCTGACTGGGGGAGAGGCACTACTGATTCGCGGAGGCACCAGTTCTGTAGGACTCGCAGCATTACAGCTTGCCAAGAGTATTGGAGCAACGGTGATCTCAACGACAAGAAATCCGGACAAGATGGAGCTGCTTAAGCAGTTTGGCGCGGATCATATCTTGCTTGACGACGACAGCTTGTCCGAGAAGCTATTTGCTATTGCCCCAGGCGGAGTAAATAAAGTATTGGAGCTTGTAGGAACCGTTACGCTTAAGCATTCACTTGGACTTGCCGCCGAATATGGCATCGTGTGTGTCACGGGGATTTTGGCAGGCGAGTGGGTATTGGACGGGTTCGAACCAATGGTTGACGTTCCGACTAACGTGTATCTGACATCGTTCACAAGCACGCCTGTCAAGAGACACTTGCTCGTAGAGCTGTTCCAGCATATCGAACGGCATGAGATCAAAGTACCTATCGCCAAAGTTCTGCCGCTCGAACACATCCATAAGGCACATCTCTTAATGGAGAGCAACTCAGCTAACGGTAAAATTGTAATCGTAAATAAATAG
- a CDS encoding winged helix-turn-helix transcriptional regulator has protein sequence MLTKDELPFCPVAVTVGLIGNKWKLLIMRNLLARPNRFTELRNTIPGISQKVLTDNLRSMEQDGIIVRKVFAEVPPRVEYSLSEIGHTMRPIISAMEQWGNGYQETYKDNQTAAENKASAD, from the coding sequence ATGCTGACTAAAGATGAACTTCCCTTTTGCCCTGTTGCCGTTACTGTGGGATTGATAGGTAATAAGTGGAAGCTGCTCATTATGAGGAACCTTTTGGCTAGACCGAATCGTTTTACTGAACTGCGAAATACAATCCCCGGAATCAGCCAGAAAGTGCTGACGGATAATCTTCGTTCTATGGAACAAGACGGGATTATCGTGAGAAAGGTATTCGCCGAAGTTCCGCCACGGGTCGAATATTCCTTAAGCGAAATAGGGCACACGATGCGTCCGATCATCTCCGCTATGGAGCAATGGGGTAATGGTTATCAAGAGACATACAAGGACAATCAGACAGCAGCTGAAAATAAAGCGTCGGCCGATTAA